A single window of Narcine bancroftii isolate sNarBan1 chromosome 1, sNarBan1.hap1, whole genome shotgun sequence DNA harbors:
- the LOC138763360 gene encoding LOW QUALITY PROTEIN: beta-1,3-galactosyl-O-glycosyl-glycoprotein beta-1,6-N-acetylglucosaminyltransferase 4-like (The sequence of the model RefSeq protein was modified relative to this genomic sequence to represent the inferred CDS: inserted 2 bases in 1 codon), translating into MFTWLRSRLRPPLKFTAVQCGGVIKARAAVHEVCDKLRGEVFPPSPPQLHSPPSRSAERSLSPLSQLFMALSRAASSSQRLGHPWSLDAGNPLFDGPITMQVVRGETPRNLARSARMYCKFYNRNVHLKKILWLLFTPALFYLLKLYDNYTGRSSLKTWLVEPLWSTSPFVRNRKNTKYLQSKFEINCTDIYNNNPVEVGKTLEIRKGNIIDLEDEDVKLMTSSCVQYLSQRGYHNNLTSEVEQEYPLAYSLVVHKDAIMVERLLKMIYMPQNIYCIHYDQKSSKLFKDALENLARCFPNVFIATKLEMVHYTHISRLQADLNCMSDLLKSPVKWKYIINLCGQDLPLRCNMELVSELKKLNGANMLESMKPSAGKQERYMFHHEFQNNSEEYGEILVKTDVKKDPAPHGIEIFTGSAYFVLSYDFAQYIKNSIVAKDFLAWSADTYSPDEHFWASMVRVPGVPGEIPRSGAEVTDLKSKARLVKWSYLEQYLYPPCTGIHRRSICIYGSAELRWLLDKGHWFANKFDSKVDPVLIKCLELKIMERQRFWVELTXRKFSVYNPSGNFWG; encoded by the exons ATGTTCACTTGGCTCCGGTCGCGTCTACGTCCGCCGCTGAAGTTCACGGCTGTGCAATGTGGTGGCGTTATTAAGGCACGGGCGGCAGTCCATGAAGTGTGTGACAAGCTGCGAGGGGAggtctttcccccctccccgccccagcTCCACTCGCCGCCGTCCCGAAGCGCGGAGCGGAGCCTGTCACCCCTCAGCCAACTTTTTATGGCGCTGAGCCGCGCCGCTTCCTCCAGTCAGCGGCTCGGCCACCCTTGGAGCTTGGATGCGGGTAACCCGCTCTTTGATGGACCAATTACGATGCAGGTTGTCCGCGGTGAAACTCCCCGGAATCTCGCTCGGTCGGCGAG AATGTATTGCAAGTTCTACAATAGAAATGTTCATCTGAAGAAGATACTTTGGCTTCTTTTCACTCCTGCACTGTTCTACCTCTTAAAACTCTATGATAATTACACAGGCAGAAGCTCACTGAAAACTTGGTTAGTAGAACCACTTTGGAGTACCTCTCCATTTGTGCGGAACAGAAAGAATACCAAGTACTTACAGTcaaagtttgaaataaattgCACTGACATCTACAACAACAACCCAGTGGAGGTGGGTAAAACTTTAGAAATACGCAAAGGTAACATTATTGATTTGGAAGATGAAGATGTTAAGTTGATGACCTCAAGCTGTGTTCAGTATCTTTCCCAGAGAGGATATCACAACAATTTAACCTCAGAAGTGGAGCAGGAGTATCCTTTGGCATATTCGCTGGTAGTTCATAAAGATGCCATTATGGTGGAAAGGTTACTAAAAATGATTTATATGCCCCAAAATATATACTGCATCCATTATGACCAGAAATCTTCAAAACTATTCAAAGATGCTTTAGAGAATTTAGCCAGGTGTTTTCCAAATGTATTCATTGCAACAAAACTAGAAATGGTTCATTACACTCATATCTCCAGACTCCAAGCAGATCTCAATTGCATGTCAGATCTTCTCAAATCTCCTGTCAAGTGGAAATACATTATCAACTTGTGTGGCCAAGATTTACCTTTACGATGTAACATGGAACTGGTATCTGAACTGAAGAAGTTGAATGGGGCTAACATGTTGGAATCCATGAAGCCCAGTGCTGGCAAACAGGAACGATATATGTTCCACCATGAATTTCAAAACAATTCAGAGGAATACGGAGAGATACTTGTCAAAACAGACGTGAAGAAGGATCCTGCCCCCCATGGTATTGAAATATTTACCGGCAGTGCTTACTTCGTTTTAAGTTATGACTTTGCCCAGTACATCAAGAACAGTATAGTAGCCAAAGATTTCCTTGCATGGTCTGCAGATACATACTCCCCAGATGAGCACTTCTGGGCAAGTATGGTGCGAGTACCCGGAGTACCAGGTGAGATCCCCAGGTCTGGAGCTGAAGTGACTGATTTGAAAAGTAAAGCGAGGCTGGTGAAGTGGAGCTATCTTGAGCAATACCTTTACCCACCTTGCACAGGCATCCACCGCCGCAGCATCTGCATCTATGGCTCTGCTGAGCTGAGGTGGCTCCTTGACAAGGGACATTGGTTTGCTAATAAATTTGATTCAAAAGTAGACCCTGTGTTAATAAAATGCTTGGAACTAAAGATTATGGAACGACAGAGATTTTGGGTAGAATTGAC TCGTAAGTTCTCTGTCTATAATCCTAGTGGAAACTTTTGGGGCTGA